Proteins encoded by one window of Clostridium perfringens:
- the selD gene encoding selenide, water dikinase SelD: protein MIEKRLTELSKTSGUAAKIGPGALSEILSKLPKMNDKNLIVGIDTSDDAAVYKLNDEMATIQTLDFFTPIVDDPYTFGQIAAANSLSDVYAMGGKPIVALNIVCFPNCLNMNILGEILRGGADKVLEAGAVIVGGHTVQDDEPKYGLSVTGIVHPDKVLKNYGSETGDILILTKPIGLGIINTAIKAKIASKEAYEKAVKVMAYLNKYAGEIITDYHITSCTDITGFSLIGHAYEMAEPSKKTFRIFKDAIPFIKEAKEYASMGLIPAGCYENKRYLEGKYLLNNVESWMEDILFDPQTSGGLLISCKEKDYIDILTRLEKLEVESSVIGRVEDFNDAYIVVE, encoded by the coding sequence ATGATAGAAAAAAGATTAACTGAGCTATCAAAGACTTCTGGTTGAGCAGCCAAAATAGGGCCGGGGGCTCTTTCAGAAATTTTAAGTAAATTACCAAAGATGAATGATAAAAATTTGATTGTTGGAATAGATACATCTGATGATGCGGCAGTATATAAATTAAATGATGAAATGGCAACAATACAAACATTAGATTTCTTTACTCCAATAGTAGATGACCCATATACCTTTGGACAGATAGCTGCAGCAAACTCCTTAAGTGATGTTTATGCCATGGGAGGAAAGCCTATAGTGGCATTAAATATAGTTTGTTTTCCTAATTGCTTAAATATGAATATATTAGGTGAAATATTAAGAGGGGGAGCAGATAAGGTATTAGAGGCTGGAGCTGTAATAGTTGGAGGACATACCGTTCAAGATGATGAACCTAAATATGGTTTATCTGTTACAGGAATTGTTCATCCAGATAAAGTTCTTAAAAACTATGGATCAGAGACAGGTGATATTTTAATATTAACTAAACCAATTGGTCTTGGAATAATAAATACAGCTATTAAGGCTAAGATAGCTTCTAAGGAAGCTTATGAAAAAGCAGTAAAAGTAATGGCATATTTAAATAAGTATGCAGGTGAAATAATAACTGACTATCATATAACATCATGTACGGATATAACAGGATTTTCACTAATAGGGCATGCATATGAAATGGCAGAACCATCTAAAAAAACCTTTAGAATCTTTAAAGATGCAATTCCATTTATTAAAGAAGCTAAAGAATATGCTAGTATGGGATTAATACCAGCTGGGTGTTATGAGAATAAAAGATACTTAGAAGGAAAATATCTTCTAAATAATGTTGAAAGTTGGATGGAAGATATATTATTTGATCCTCAAACATCAGGTGGATTATTAATCAGTTGTAAAGAGAAAGATTACATAGACATACTAACTAGATTAGAAAAGTTAGAGGTAGAAAGTTCTGTTATAGGACGTGTTGAAGATTTCAATGATGCATATATAGTAGTAGAGTAA